The nucleotide sequence TCTGGAGTACGGAAATTAGTTCCGACCCCCCTCCTCGCCCCGACTCCCGACCAGCTCCAGTGGGCCCGAGCCCGCGCCCAGGCCCTGCGTTACCGCCAGCACCTCCCTCTACCTCCTCCCCCACCCCGAGCTCCCTCGCCCCCTCGCCTACGTGCCCCCAGGGTACCGCTCTCCCTCCCTCCACCCCGAACTCCACTACCCCGATCGTCTCCCCTTCGCGTGACCAAGCTCACCGACCGTCGGATCGCCTACCTCGTCCAACAATCCCAGAACCACTGGGACGGCGATGCTCTGCCTCAGATGGCGGGGCGCTGGGGGGTCAGTCGTCGGTGGCTCCGTCAACTCCTTCTACGTTGGCGTCGAACGGGGATCGTGCCCCGCCTCAACCCCAACCGCCGACCCCCAGGCCCTCCACTCACCGAGGCCCAACAGCAGCTCATCGCGGCAGAATGGCACCGAGGCCCTCGCGGAGCCACCCAGATCTGGAAGGTCCTCGCCCGCCAGGGAGTCCGACTCCCCCACCAGAAGGTCTACCTCTACCTGCGTGCGCAGGGCTGGGCGGTCCCGAACCCACGGAAGCAGAAACCTCGACGGCGGTGCCGGTATGAGCGGGAACATTCCGGATCGCTCGTGCACGCCGACTACCATCGAACGAGCGAAACTCACCCGCACTGCATCCTGTGGCTGGACGACGCGAGTCGGATGATCCTGGCCGGGGGCGAGTTCTCGGCAGCGACCAGCGATCACGCGATCGAGACGTTGGGGGAGGCCCTCATGGTGGCGAAGCGGTGGAATCTGACGGTGCGGGAAGTGAACACCGATCGGGGCGCGCAGTTCTACGCGAACCCGAGACAGGGTTCGGACCCGGGGTTGGGACGGTTCCAGGAGTTCCTGGAACGTCAGGGGATCCGTCACGTGGTGAGCCGAGTGAACAACCCCCAGACCAATGGGAAGGCCGAACGCCTCTGGTTGGAATACGACAAGCTGAGGTGGCGGTTCGCCACCCTGGCGGAGTGGATCGAGTGGAAGAACGACGAGGTGCACGGAGCGCTGTGGGCGCTGGAGACGCCCCGGGAAGCCTTCCAGCGGAAGCTCCCCCCGGAGAGCCTCCTCGGCCTCCATATGCGGGCGATCGATCAAATTCCGGAGGCCGCATGATGCGACGCCGCCGATCGCGTAAGGGAACTAATTCCTGTACACTACAGCTGACGGGGGCGGGTACGCTGGCCGTGCTCGCTCTCCGCCGTCCGAGGAGGTCCCTGTCCCCTACACCCCGAACTCCATCTGTTATCGGTTAAGCTCGACCACCTTACAACGTAAAGGTCTGGCCGTTCCTGTCGGAGGGCGGGGCACTCCCCGTCAAGCGGGCACGGACCCCGGAGCCCCCACCGTCAGCGGCCCGTACCCCTCGGGGCAGGGGCCGGACCGTAGTCACGCTACAG is from Thermoplasmata archaeon and encodes:
- a CDS encoding DDE-type integrase/transposase/recombinase, whose amino-acid sequence is MTKLTDRRIAYLVQQSQNHWDGDALPQMAGRWGVSRRWLRQLLLRWRRTGIVPRLNPNRRPPGPPLTEAQQQLIAAEWHRGPRGATQIWKVLARQGVRLPHQKVYLYLRAQGWAVPNPRKQKPRRRCRYEREHSGSLVHADYHRTSETHPHCILWLDDASRMILAGGEFSAATSDHAIETLGEALMVAKRWNLTVREVNTDRGAQFYANPRQGSDPGLGRFQEFLERQGIRHVVSRVNNPQTNGKAERLWLEYDKLRWRFATLAEWIEWKNDEVHGALWALETPREAFQRKLPPESLLGLHMRAIDQIPEAA